One Pseudochaenichthys georgianus chromosome 7, fPseGeo1.2, whole genome shotgun sequence DNA segment encodes these proteins:
- the LOC117449188 gene encoding glucose-induced degradation protein 8-B homolog yields MSYTEKPEDITREEWMEKLNNVHIQRADMNRLIMNYLVTEGFKEAAEKFRMESGIEPSVDLDSLDERIKIREMILKGQIQDAIALINSLHPELLDTNRYLYFHLQQQHLIELIRLRETEAALEFAQSQLAEQGEESRECLTEMERTLALLAFDNPEESPFGDLLNMMQRQKVWSEVNQCVLDYENRESTPKLAKLLKLLLWAQNELDQKKVKYPKMTDLSKGTIEDPK; encoded by the exons ATGAGTTATACAGAGAAGCCAGAGGACATTACAAGGGAAGAGTGGATGGAAAAACTCAACAATGTCCATATTCAGAGAGCCGATATGAACAGGCTAATTATGAACTATCTGGTGACAG AGGGCTTCAAGGAGGCAGCTGAGAAGTTCAGGATGGAGTCTGGAATAGAGCCTAGTGTGGACTTGGATTCCCTAGATGAAAGAATTAAGATCAGAGAGATGATCCTGAAGGGACAAATCCAGGACGCCATTGCACTGATTAACAGCCTGCACCCAGAACTGCTGGATACTAACCGTTACCTCTACTTTCACCTACag CAGCAGCATCTGATTGAGCTGATTCGTTTAAGGGAGACTGAAGCTGCCCTGGAATTTGCCCAGTCTCAGTTAGCAGAGCAGGGGGAGGAGAGCCGAGAATGTCTGACTGAGATGGAAAGGACACTGGCCCTGCTTGCTTTTGACAACCCTGAGGAGTCACCTTTTGGAGATCTGCTCAATATGATGCAGAGGCAAAAG GTATGGAGTGAAGTGAATCAGTGTGTGCTAGACTACGAAAACAGAGAGTCAACTCCCAAGCTGGCCAAGCTCCTGAAGCTACTGCTGTGGGCTCAAAATGAACTTGACCAAAAGAAAGTGAAGTATCCCAAAATGACAGACCTCAGCAAGGGAACCATCGAGGACCCCAAATAA